A window of the Butyricimonas virosa genome harbors these coding sequences:
- a CDS encoding NuoM family protein, which produces MNFLSLFVLIPILTMGGLFLSKNLQQIRVAVATGASLLLALAVGLVFAYLGERGAGNTAEMLFTASTVWYAPLNIHYSVGVDGISVAMLLLSAIIVFTGTFASWKMDFLQKEYFLWFNLLAIGVFGFFISVDLFTMFMFYEVALIPMYLLIGVWGSGQKEYAAMKLTLMLMGGSALLLVGILGIYFHSSTTGAFTMNLQEIAQAHAMPESLQRWFFPLVFTGFGVLGALFPFHTWSPDGHASAPTAVSMLHAGVLMKLGGYGCFRVAIHLMPEAAKELSWIFIILTGISVVYGAYSAIVQTDLKYINAYSSVSHCGLVLFAILMLNQTAMTGAVMQMLSHGLMTALFFALIGMIYGRTHTRDIREMGGLMKIMPYLGVCYVIAGLASLGLPGLSGFVAEMTVFVGAFQETDTFHRVFTIIACTSIVITAVYILRVVGKLLYGSVVNEHHYALTDANWYERFSTIILIAAIAGIGLAPLWLSDMIRASIERM; this is translated from the coding sequence ATGAACTTTTTATCACTATTCGTTCTGATACCAATACTCACGATGGGCGGGTTATTTCTTTCAAAGAACCTGCAACAAATTCGTGTAGCGGTAGCCACGGGAGCTTCCCTGTTGCTGGCCTTAGCCGTCGGGTTGGTATTTGCATATTTAGGAGAACGGGGAGCCGGCAACACGGCAGAAATGCTGTTTACCGCCAGCACGGTTTGGTACGCTCCCTTAAACATACATTATTCCGTGGGAGTTGACGGGATCTCGGTAGCCATGTTGCTACTTTCCGCCATTATCGTCTTCACGGGAACATTTGCATCATGGAAAATGGATTTCCTGCAAAAAGAGTATTTCTTGTGGTTTAACCTGTTGGCCATCGGGGTATTCGGGTTCTTTATTTCCGTGGACCTCTTCACCATGTTCATGTTTTACGAGGTGGCCCTAATCCCCATGTACCTGCTGATCGGCGTCTGGGGTAGCGGGCAAAAGGAATACGCTGCCATGAAACTAACATTAATGCTGATGGGCGGCTCTGCCCTACTGCTCGTGGGGATTCTTGGTATCTACTTTCACTCCTCGACGACGGGAGCGTTCACGATGAACTTGCAGGAAATCGCGCAAGCTCACGCCATGCCCGAAAGCCTGCAACGCTGGTTCTTCCCGTTGGTATTCACCGGGTTCGGGGTCCTCGGCGCGTTATTCCCGTTTCATACATGGTCACCCGACGGTCACGCCTCTGCCCCCACGGCAGTCTCCATGCTCCATGCCGGGGTATTGATGAAACTGGGTGGTTACGGGTGTTTCCGGGTAGCCATCCACCTGATGCCGGAGGCCGCTAAAGAACTTTCATGGATATTCATCATCCTCACGGGCATCAGCGTCGTTTACGGGGCTTACTCGGCCATCGTGCAAACGGACTTGAAATACATCAACGCCTACTCGTCCGTGAGCCACTGCGGGCTGGTATTGTTCGCCATCCTGATGTTAAACCAGACGGCCATGACGGGAGCCGTGATGCAGATGCTCTCCCACGGCCTGATGACCGCCCTGTTCTTCGCCTTGATCGGTATGATCTACGGCCGCACACATACCCGTGACATCCGGGAAATGGGTGGTTTGATGAAGATCATGCCTTACCTCGGCGTGTGCTACGTGATCGCCGGTCTCGCCTCCCTCGGTCTTCCGGGATTAAGCGGGTTCGTGGCAGAAATGACCGTGTTCGTGGGAGCGTTCCAAGAGACGGACACCTTCCACCGGGTATTCACGATCATCGCCTGCACGTCCATCGTGATCACGGCCGTGTACATCCTGCGGGTGGTCGGGAAACTACTCTACGGGAGCGTGGTCAACGAGCATCACTATGCCCTCACCGATGCCAACTGGTATGAACGTTTCTCGACGATCATACTGATTGCTGCCATCGCCGGAATCGGTCTGGCACCTCTATGGCTTTCCGACATGATCCGGGCTTCGATTGAGAGAATGTAG